The stretch of DNA GCGCTCAACCTGGCGCAGAGCGGCGAAGAAGTGGGGCTGGCCACCAACCGCGTGGACGCCGCCTCCGCCGCCGTGGGCAGCGCCCGCGCCGCCACCCTGCCCAGCGTGCGCATCGGCAGCACGTTCAGCCACGTGTACGAGAACGCCCGCGCGCAGGCCGTGGGCGCGATCTTCAACCAGCCCAACACGTACGGCGCCAACGCCACACTGAGCGTTCCGCTGTTTCAGGGCGGGCGCGCCACGCAGGGCGTACGGCAGGCGTCGCGGCTGCGGCAGGCCGCGCAGAGCGATCTGCAGCAGACGCAGGTGGACGTGAGCCTGCTCACCCTGCGCGCCTACCTGACCGCGCAGCTGGCCGATCAGCTGGTCGCCATCCAGGACACCAACGTGGCGCTGGCCGAGGCGCGCGTGCGGCAGGCCGAGCAGTTCGAGGCCGGCGGCCGCGGCTCGCGCTACGACGTGCTGCGCGCCCGGGTGGAACGCAGCAACCTGATCCCGCTGCGGATTCAGGCGCGCGGCGACCGCGACCTGGCCCTGCTGGAGCTGCGCCGCATCACCAACCTGCCCGAAGACCAGCCCCTGCGCCTGACCACCGTGCTGGACGAGGCCGGCATCCGCGCCGTCGCCGACGCGGCCACCGGTGCCGCGCTGGTGGATTCCGCCGCGCTGGACGCCCTTCCCGGCGTGCGCGCCGCGCGGCTGCGGGCGCAGGCCAGCGACGCCAGCGTGCGCATCGCCCGCAGCGCGCTGCTGCCGACCGTTTCCGTGAATCTGGTGAGCGGATACCAGGCGTATCCCGCGGACTGGCAGCTGCCCATCCGCGGCGGCTCGCTGGACCGCATCGACTGCCCGGCCGGCTCCGAGCCCACCCGCGTGTGCACGCAGCAGAACGGCGGC from Longimicrobium terrae encodes:
- a CDS encoding TolC family protein yields the protein MPMARFRTPRSTGAAFVLALALSAPLGAQARDTLDLPLSTALNLAQSGEEVGLATNRVDAASAAVGSARAATLPSVRIGSTFSHVYENARAQAVGAIFNQPNTYGANATLSVPLFQGGRATQGVRQASRLRQAAQSDLQQTQVDVSLLTLRAYLTAQLADQLVAIQDTNVALAEARVRQAEQFEAGGRGSRYDVLRARVERSNLIPLRIQARGDRDLALLELRRITNLPEDQPLRLTTVLDEAGIRAVADAATGAALVDSAALDALPGVRAARLRAQASDASVRIARSALLPTVSVNLVSGYQAYPADWQLPIRGGSLDRIDCPAGSEPTRVCTQQNGGWFSDRSLAVQVSWPLFDGFRARNDVRQARAQARVADLQAQQVWEDARTAAASARTQLQSARAVFEAGRLNAAEAEEAFRLASLRYARGLGTQLDVSDAQLALLTARTNQARAAFDLYLASAELARSLGRPLPSPGAATAP